The DNA region GAGGCCCGCTGGGCCACCCGGAACGCGCCGGTGAGGTTGGCGTCGATGACCTTCTCGAACCGCTCCTCGGTCATCCGCATCAAGAACGCGTCGGCGGAGATGCCGGCGTTGGACACCAGCACCTCGACGGCGCCCTGGTGTTCCTCGACCTGCTTGAACGCGCGGTCGACCGCGTCGTTGTCGGTGACATCGCATTCGACGCCGAACAAGCCGTCGGGCGCCCCGGAGCCGCGGTGGGTGACGGCCACCTGGTGCCCGTCGGCGGCCAGGCGCTGCGCGATCGCCAGGCCGATCCCCCGGTTTCCGCCCGTCACGAGCACGGATCGCGAGACGAACGGCGGCTTCCCACCGGCCTGGGCGGCGGCGGCTTCGGTCGAGGCAGTGTCGGTCATGTTCGTCAACTTATCGTCTTGGTATCCGTTCGCCGAAATCGACACCGCCTGTGCGGAATCGTCCTCAGCCGGGCAGCCGTCGGTTGATCAGCAGGGCCGCCAGCGCCGAGATCGCCAGGACCAAGGCGCCCAGCCGCAGCCATCCGGTGCTGGCGTCCCCCTTGATGGTCTCGTAGCCGATCTGCTCCTGCAGCGAGGTGAACACCTCCTTGAGCTGTACGAGGCTCGAGGCCGTGTAGGCGCTGCCGCCGGAGAGGTCCGCGATGCGCTTGAGCATCTCGTCGTCCACCGGAACGGGCTGGCGCTGATCGTTGATCTCGACGTAGCCGTAGGCGGTCCCGAACGACACCGTCGAAATCGGTACGCCCTGATCCTCGGCCGTGCGGGCGGCGGTGAAGGCACCCTTGGGGTTGTCCGGGTTCGACGGCACCGTCTCCTTGCCGTCGGACATCAGCACGATGCGGGCCGGCGGCGGTTCGTCGCCACCGCCGATGACCGCGCCCACCGTGGCGATCGACTGCAGCGAGGTGAAGATCGCCTCACCGGTGGCGGTGCGGTCGGCCAACTGCAGCTTGTCGATCGCGTTCTTGGTGGCCTCGCGGTTGGTGGTGGGCGAGACCAGCACGGTGGCGGTCCCGGCGTAGGAGATCAGCCCCAGGTTGATCCCGGGGGTGAGCTGGTCGGCGAACTGCTTGGCGGCCTCCTGGGCGGCCGCCAGCCGGCTCGGTTCCACGTCGGTGGCGCGCATCGACTGCGACACGTCGATCACCAGCATCACGACCGCGCGGTTGCGGGGAATCCGCACATCGTGGGTGGGCCCGGCCATCGCGATCGTCAGCAGCGTCAGCGCCGCCACCATCAGGATGGCCGGCAGGTGCCGCCAGCGCGACGGCCGTTTGGGCGCCACGCTTTCCAGCAGTTCCATGTTGGCGAACCGCAGCACCCGCTGATGCCGGGCCAACTGCACCACGATGTAGAACGCGACAAGGGCGAGGACGACGAAGAAGAACAGCAGGAACCACGGGTGTTCGAAACCGCCCAGCGACATCGGCCCGAGCAACGGCAAGGTCATAAACGCTCAGTCTTCTTTCTCATGGCTTCCCCACTACCGCCCCGCCAGCGCGCCGCGGCGCCGCGAGGCGACGAACCGCACGATGTCGGCGATCCAGTCCCGGTCGGTGCGCAGACTCAGCAGCGGCGACCCGCACCGGCGCAGCGTGCGGGCCACTTCCTGGCGATGCGCCGCCGCGGCGTTCTCGAAGTCCTGACGAAGTTGGGCATCGATGGTGAACTCGCGGGTGACCCCGGATTCGGTGTCCTGCAACACCACGTCACCGACCTCGGGTAGTTCGACGTCGCGGGGGTCGAGCACCTCGATGCCCAACACCTCGTGGCGCGCGGCGATGGCGCGCAGCGGCCGCATCCAGTTGATCGGGCCGAGGAAATCGCTGATGATCACGGCCATCCCGCGGCGCCGCTCCGGGCGCCGCAGTCCGTCGATGGCGGCGGCGAGATCGCCGCGGACGCCCAGGGGTGCCCGGGGCATGGTGGCGATGGTGCGCAGCATGGTCTGTTCGTGTTGCCGGCCCGAGAGCGCGGGGACGCGAACGATCTTGTCGCCGTTGGCGATCAGCGCACCCAACCGGTTCCCGCCGCCGCTGTTGAGGTAGGTGATCGCCGCCGCGGCCGCCACCGCGAGGTCACGCTTCTCGCAACCGGTGGTGCCGAAGTCCAGGCTCGCCGACATGTCGACCACCAGCCAGGTCTCCAGCTCCCGGTCGGCGATCATCTGCCGGACGTGCGGATGGGTGGTCCGCGCGGTCACCGACCAGTCCATCCGACGCACGTCGTCGCCGGGCTGGTACATCCGCGACTCCCCCGGCTCGGAGCCGGGACCGGGGATCAGGCCGAGGTGATCGCCGTGCAGCACGCCGTCGAGCTTGCGCTTGACGGTGAGCTCCAGGGTGCGCAGCGCCGCCGAGAGTTTGGGATCGCCGATCTCGCCGCGCGCGAAGGACGGCGGATGGCTGGACTGCGAGTCACTCACCGACTGTTGGCCGCCGCGGCCGGCACTCCGGCAGGAACCGAATTGCCCTGCTGCGCAACGGCATTGACTTGTGGCAACGCGACCGTCTGCAGGATCCGGTTGATCACGGTCTCGGCGGCGATGTCGTCGGCCAGCGCGTCATAGGTCAGCACCAACCGGTGCCGCAGCACGTCCGGGATGACCTCGATGACGTCCTGCGGGATCACGTAGTCGCGGCCACGCACCAGGGCCAGGGCCCGGGCGGCGGCGATCACGCCCAGCGAAGCGCGCGGCGAGGCGCCGAAGGCCACCCAGGCCTTGACGTCGTTGAGGCCGAACTGCTCGGGCTGGCGGGTCGCGGTGATGACCCGAACGACGTAGTCGACCAGTGCGTGGTGGACGAAGTTGTTGGCGGCCACCTCCTGGAGGCGCAGCAGGTCGCCCGGATTGAGGATCTGCTTGGGCTCCGGCGGCGTGACACCCATCCGGTAGATGATCTCGCGTTCTTCCTCGGGCGAGGGATAGTCGACGTTGATCTTGAACAGGAACCGGTCGCGCTGGGCTTCGGGCAGCGGGTAGACGCCCTCGTTCTCGATCGGGTTCTGGGTGGCCATCACCAGGAACGGCTTGGGCAGCGGGTAGGTCTTACCGCCGATCGAGATCTTGCGTTCGGCCATCACCTCCAGCAGCGCGGACTGCACCTTCGCCGGCGCGCGGTTGATCTCGTCGGCCAGCAGGAAGTTCACCACCACGGGGCCGAGTTCGATGTCGAACTCCTCGCGGCCCTGCCGGTAGATCCGGGTGCCGACGATGTCGGTGGGCACCAGGTCGGGGGTGAACTGAATGCGGGCGAAGGTTCCGCCGACGACCTTGGCGAAGGTCTCGACCGCCAGCGTCTTGGCGACACCGGGAACGCCCTCGAGCAGCACGTGCCCCTTGGCCAGCAGGCCGACCAGGATCCGCTCGACGAGCTGATCCTGCCCGACGATGATGCGCTTGACCTCGAAGATCGCCCGCTCGATGGTCTGCATGTCGGCCGCCAAGCCGTTCGGTCCGCCCGGCGGTGGACCCGCAGGAGCACCTGTCGACGGCGGGGCCGCGTGTGCGCCGGGTGCCGGCGTGTAGTTGGGCGCCCCACCTGGTGATGTCATCGACTACGTCCTCCAGACTCCTGCGTGCATTGCGTACGGTTTCGTACCGTCGGACTCGGGTGTGGCGCATAACGCCTGCGGCGACACCGTTGCCCGGGCTCAACTATTCCAGGCAGTTCGAAATCCGTCGACGTGCCCCACCGGCTATCAGCATTTGCTTAGCAACGCCGGCCCGCGCCGGCGGTGGGGTCGGCCGCGGTCAGGACTCGATGATGCGCGCCACATAAGGCTGCAGACCCGAGGTCCGCACCGGGCTCACCGTCACCTTGCCCGCACTGCCCGAGGCCTCCAACATCCGGCCGGCGCCGAGGAAGATCGCCACGTGCTGGCTGCCGCCGGGGCCCCAGAACAACAGATCGCCGCGCTTGGCCTGCGATACCGGAACCTTGCGTCCGGTGTCGTACTGGTCGCCGGAGTACTTGGGGATCAGCACCCCCACCCCGGCATAGGAGAACTGGGTGAAGCCCGAGCAGTCGAAGCCGACCGTGCCCGCCCCGGAGTCGATGCCGGTGGATGGACCGGTGGGCTTGCCGCCGCCCCACGAGTACGGCACCCCCATCTGGGTGCCGCCGCGCCGGATCACGTATTCGATGGCCTGCGGTCCGCGCACCCGGCCCGGGGCCACGGTGGCCGGCGAGCCGCCGATGCCCAGGCTGGAGAGGAATTTGCGGCCGAGGTCCATGGTGGCCTGGGTGGCCTGGGCGGTGGCCGCGAGCGAGGCGTTGGCGATGGCCAACGGGTCGCCGGGAGCGCCGGCGCTGAGCACCTTGGGCAGGGTGGGGTCCCACTGCCCGGCGTCGGGCGCCGCCGCCGCCGGCGTTGCCAGCGCCGCCGACAGCATGATCGCCGCCAACGCCGTCAGCACTGCGCGTTGATAGCGAAACAGCTTGTGACGCATAAAGTTACATCTTTCGTCAGTATTCGATGTAGCGGACGACGTGGGGCGTCATTCCGCTGGTGCGAACCGGCGAGATCTTGACGTGTGAACCGGTATAGGGCGCCTCGAGCATCTGCCCGTCGCCCAGGTAGATCGTGACGTGTTGGCTGCCGCCGGGGCCGTAGAAGATGACGTCACCGCGGCGCATCTGCGACGACGGGATCTTGCGGCCCATGTTGTACTGCGAGCCCGAGTAGTGCGGCAGCTTGATCCCCACGCCGGCGAAGGCGTAGAGCACCAGGCCCGAGCAGTCGAAGCCGACGGTGTTGGCCCCGGAGTCGATGCCGCGGCTCGGGCCGGCCGCGTTTCCGCCACCCCAGGAGTACGGCACGCCCATCTGCGACATGCCGCGCCGGATCACGTACTCGACGGCTTGCGTGCCGTGCACCCGCGGCAGCACACCGTTGGTGATCCCGGTATCGGCCGGCTTGAGGATGCCGATCTTCTCCAGGAACTTGCGTCCGAGATCAGCGGTGACCTGCGCGGAGGTCGCCGAGATTTGCAGCACGGTGTTCACGATGGCGATCGGATCGCCGGACATGAAGGCGCTGGGCACCATCGGCAACGTGGTGTCCCACTGGCTGATATCGCCGTAGGGCACCGCGCCGGCGGCCGCAGCCGGGCTGCGGTCCCAGTCCCCGGGTGCGACGGCGGCGGGGGCCGGGGCCGACGCGCCGGATGCGGCCGGCGGCCCCGCCGGCGCCGCGGGAGCTGGAGCGGGCCGGGCCGCGGCGAGCCGGGCCTTGGCCGCCTCCCGCTCGGCCGCCAGCGTCGTGACCTGGGACTGCTGCTCACCGAAATTGCGCTGGGCGGACTCGAGGGCCGCAACCGCGGCGTCCTGACTGCTTTGGGCCGCCGATGCGGCCTCGTCGGCCTTCTGCTTGGCCAGCCGCGCCGACGATTCCTTGTTCACCTGCTCGGTGCGGGCGCGCTCCAGGTTGGCCATCACCCGCTCGGAGCTGACCTCGAGCGTCTTGCTGGCGGTCGCGGTGGCGACGATTGCCTCCGGCGTCCCGGCCGACAGGTACGACCCGGACGGTCCCGCGACGTAGGTGGCGGCCGCGAACTTGTCGAAACGCTGCTGCGCCTGCTCGATCGCGGCGTTGGCGGCCTTGACCGCCTCGGCGCTGCGTTCGACCTCCTGTTGGGCCAGCGCGGCGTTGTCGCGTGCCGTCTGCACCTCGACGAGGGCCTTGTTGACGCTCTCCTGCTGGATCTGGATCTGGGCGCCGATCTCGTCGAGTCGCTGATTGGCCTCGGCCACGTCGGCGATCAGGGCGGCCACGCTGGTGGGGCTCGAATCCGGCTCGGCGGCCGCGGTGCCGGGCAGCACGAGACCGGCCGTGGCGAGTAGCAGCGCCACCGTGACTACCGGAGAAACGGCCCGTACGGGCACCATGCGTCTCATTCGACTCGGTCTCCTCATGGCTCAGCTCTAACCGATGGCCCCCGCCCACTGCAGTCACAGGAGGCTCACCTACCTCAATAGGCTTACTTCGCACCGTACGTCACAGCTGTCGCTAATGAAACTTTAGTCACAAATTACAAGAACGTAATTAAATGAATGTGACCGAATGGTGACCTTGCGGCATTTGCCGAATAACGCGCTATGCGGTCATTCAGAGGCCGCAGAAGCGGTGTCTGCCTGCGGTTTTGGCTCTTCAATGGCCTTTGCGCGGACTTGCAGGAAACGCGTCACAACCGCGGCCAGTAATACGCCGACGGTAAGCACGATCGTGAGCCCGGTCCATGGGAAATCGGGGGTGTTCAACTGGTCCACGAAATTCTGCGCGGATTGCACCGGATTGCCCGTCTTGGCGAGGTCTTCGCCGGCCTCGAGCGTGACCCGGTCGAAGACCTGACTGTGGGTGCCCGCGAACGACGGACTCAGCACCAGCACCGTCGCGTCGGGGTGGGACTGGGCGACCACGGTGGCGATATCGCGCAGGGGGGTGTCGATCGGCGGATTGGTGTCGATCACCACGACCTTGAGATCGATGCCCTGCCCCTGGGCCTGCGCCACCACCTGCTGCAGGCCGGCCTCGTCGGCCGGGTCGGCGCTGACACCGTCGGCGGCCACCTCGGCCAGCACCACGTCCATGTCGACATCGGGTGGGATATAGGCCGGCAAGACCGGAAGGACCGGTGCGTACGGAAGCAAGGGCAGCGTCTCCGGACCGAGCATGGAAAGCACGGTACGCGATGGGTGCGGCACCGGTTTGGCAGCGCGCCCCGCCAGGGTGAAGACTTGCTGTCAGGGCCGTGAAATTCTGCACAATGCGCCCGCCCCATTGCAGTACAAGCGTACTGTTAAAGTAGTACGATTCGCCGACACAGCCCGTCGGCGAGACAACTAAACGCCGGGAGTTGATGTGACCAGCATGAATTCGTTTGGAGCGCGCGCCACGCTCAACGTCGGAGACAACAGCTACGAGATCTACCGCCTTGCCGCGGTCCCGGGCACCGAAAAGCTCCCCTACAGCCTCAAAGTGCTCGCCGAGAACCTGCTGCGCACCGAGGACGGCGCCAACATCACCAAGGAGCACGTCGAGGCGTTGGCGAACTGGGACCCCAGCGCCGAACCGAGTGTGGAGATTCAGTTCACCCCGGCGCGCGTGGTGATGCAGGACTTCACCGGGGTGCCGTGCATCGTCGACCTGGCCACCATGCGGGAGGCGATCGCCGACCTCGGCGGCGATCCCGAAAAGGTCAACCCGCTGGCACCGGCCGACCTGGTGATCGACCACTCGGTGATCGCCGACCTGTTCGGCCGCGCCGATGCGTTCGAGCGCAACGTGGAGATCGAATACGAGCGCAACGGTGAGCGCTACCAGTTCCTGCGCTGGGGTCAGGGCGCCTTCGACGACTTCAAGGTGGTGCCGCCGGGCACGGGGATCGTGCACCAGGTCAACATCGAGTACCTGGCCCCGGTCGTCATGCAGCGCGACGGGGTCGCCTACCCGGACACCTGCGTGGGCACCGACAGCCACACCACCATGGTCAACGGCCTGGGCGTGCTGGGCTGGGGTGTCGGCGGCATCGAGGCCGAGGCCGCGATGCTCGGCCAGCCGGTGTCGATGCTCATTCCGCGCGTCGTCGGGTTCAAGCTCACCGGCGAGCGGCAGACCGGTGTGACCGCCACCGACATCGTGCTCACCGCCACCGAGATGCTGCGCGAGCACGGCGTGGTGGGCAAGTTCGTCGAGTTCTACGGCGACGGCGTGGCGGAGGTGCCGCTGGCCAACCGCGCCACCCTGGGCAACATGAGCCCCGAATTCGGCTCCACCGCAGCCATTTTCCCGATCGACGCGGAAACGATCAACTACCTGCGGTTCACCGGGCGCAGCGACGAACAGCTGGCGCTGGTCGAGGCCTACGCCAAGGAACAGGGCCTGTGGCACGACCCCTCGCGGGAGCCCAAGTACTCCGAATACATCGAGCTCGACCTGTCCAGCGTGGTGCCGTCGATCGCCGGACCGAAGCGTCCCCAGGACCGCATCGCACTCAGCGACGCGAAGAACGCCTGGCGCCGGGATATCCATAACTACGTCGAAGAGAACAACCCCACGCAGTTCACCAGGCTCGACGACGCGGTCGACGACACCTTCCCGGCCAGCGACCCGGTACGCAACATCGAATTCATCGCCAACGGCAAGACCCACGACCACACGCCGCCGCCATCGGCCGCGACGCACGTCGAGGGCCGTCCCAGCAATCCCGTCACCGTGAAGTCGAGCGAGCAGGGCGAATTCGAACTCGACCACGGCGCCGTCGTGATCGCCGCCATCACCTCGTGCACCAACACCTCCAACCCGGAGGTGATGCTCGGTGCGGCACTGCTGGCGCGCAACGCCGTCGAAAAGGGGCTGGCCACCAAGCCGTGGGTGAAGACCACCATGGCGCCGGGCTCGCAGGTCGTCAGCGACTACTACGACAAGGCCGGGCTGTGGCCGTACCTGGAGAAGCTGGGCTTCTTCCTGGTGGGCTACGGCTGCACCACCTGCATCGGCAACAGCGGCCCGTTGCCGGATGAGATCTCGAAGGCCATCAACGACAACGACCTCGCGGTGGCCGCGGTGCTGTCGGGTAACCGCAACTTCGAGGGCCGGATCAACCCGGACACCAAGATGAACTACCTGGCGTCGCCCCCGCTGGTGATCGCCTACGCGCTGGCCGGCTGGATGGACTTCGATTTCGAGAGTGATCCGCTGGGCCAGGACAAGGACGGCAACGATGTCTTCCTCAAGGACATCTGGCCGTCGCAGCAGGACATCACCGACACCATCGCCTCGTCGATCAACCGCGAGATGTTCGTGCAGAACTACGCCGATGTCTTCAAGGGTGACGACCGGTGGCGGAACCTGCCGACCCCGGACGGCAAGACCTTCGAGTGGGATCCGCAGTCCACCTATGTGCGCAAGCCCCCGTACTTCGACGGCATGCAGGCCGAGCCCACTCCGGTGTCCGACATCCACGGGGCCAAGGTCCTTGCGCTACTGGGTGATTCGGTCACCACCGACCACATCAGCCCGGCCGGCAACATCAAGGAGGGCACTCCCGCGGCCCAGTACCTGGAGGCCAACGGCGTCGAGCGCAAGAACTACAACTCGTTCGGATCGCGGCGTGGCAACCACGAGGTGATGATCCGCGGCACCTTCGCCAACATCCGGCTGCGCAACCAGCTGCTCGATGACGTCGCCGGTGGGTACACCCGCGACTTCACCCAGGAGGGCGCCCCGCAGGCGTTCATCTACGACGCGGCGCAGAATTACCAGGCTGCCGGCATCCCGCTGGTGGTCCTCGGCGGCAAGGAGTACGGCTCCGGTTCCTCACGGGACTGGGCGGCCAAGGGCACCAGCCTGCTCGGCGTGCGCGCGGTCATCACCGAGTCCTTCGAGCGCATCCACCGGTCGAATCTCATTGGCATGGGCGTCATCCCGCTGCAGTTCCCGGCGGGTGAAACCGCCGCCTCACTGCAGCTCGACGGCACCGAGACCTACAACATCACCGGTATCGAGGAGCTCAACAACGGCCGGACGCCGGAGACCGTGCACGTCACGGCCACCAAACAGGCCGACGGCGCTGAAACCAGCCGAGTGGAGTTCGACGCGGTGGTCCGCATCGACACCCCGGGCGAGGCCGACTACTTCCGCAACGGCGGCATCCTGCAGTACGTGCTTCGCAACATGTTGAAGGCCTGAGCGGGGGCGTCAGGGAGTCGGGGGCATAGTCCATGCCCAGAGTGAGTGCGGACCATCTGGTGGCCCGCCGCCGCCAGATCCTCGACGGCGCCCGTCGCTGCTTTGCCGAACACGGCTATGACAGAGCGACGGTGCGCCGCCTCGAGCAGACCATCGGGTTGTCGCGGGGTGCGATCTTCCATCACTTCCGCGACAAGGACTCGCTGTTTTTCGAGCTGGCACGCGAGGACGCCGAGCGGATGGCCGACGTCGCGTCCCGCGAGGGGCTGATCCAGGTGATGCGCGACATGCTGGCCGCCCCGGAGCAGTTCGACTGGTTGGCCACCCGGCTGGAGATCGCCCGAAAGCTGCGCAACGACCCGGTGTTTCACCGGGGTTGGGCGGAACGTTCGGCCGAATTGTCGGCGGCCACCAGCGAACGGCTGCGACGCCAGAAGCAGGCCGGCAAGCTGCGCGACGACGTGCCCGGCGACGTGCTGCAGACGTACCTGGACCTGGTGCTCGACGGACTGGTCGCGCGGTTGGCTTCCGGAGATGATCCGACGAAGCTGAGCGCGGTGCTGGATCTGGTCGAGGATTCGGTGCGCCAACCGCAGTAGCGGGGGTCCCGTTCAGCTGGCCCGGCGGGTCCGGTGGTTGGGTCCGCCGCGGCTGCGCATGGTGGTGCCCGATTCGCGCAGCATCGCGTGGATCGACCCGTAGGACCGACCCGTGTTCGCGACCAGCGTCCGGATGCTGGCGCCGGCCTCGTAGGCGCTGCGCAGATCGCCGAGCAACTGATCGCGCGCCTTGTTCGGCTTCGTCATTGAGGCCCTCCCCCCTGTGACAGGTCCCCGACCTCATCCAGGGTAGAACCGCGCCGCGCAGATACCACCCGAATCGGCGAAACCCGCTGCGCCGAACGCGGTCGGCGTCAAGCGAGTTCGATCAAGTCCCGGTAGTCGTTGGACCAGAAATCCTCGGTCCCGTCCGGAAGCAGCACCACCCGCTGCGGGTCCAACGCCTCGGCGGCACCCGGGTCGTGCGTCACCAGCACCACCGCGCCGAGATAGCTGCGCAGCGCATCGAGGACCTGCTCGCGGGACGCGGGATCGAGGTTGTTCGTCGGCTCGTCGAGCAACAGCACGTTGGCCGTCGAGGCCACCAGACCCGCCAGCGCCAGCCGGGTCTTCTCGCCACCGGACAGCGTGCCCGCCGGCTGGTCGAGTTGCGCACCGGTGAACATGAAGGCGCCGAGTATCCCGCGCAAATCCTGCTCGCCGGTGTCGGGGGCCGCGTGCCGGATGTTCTCCCAGACCGTCGCGTGGTCGTCGAGGGTGTCATGCTCCTGGGCGAAGTAGCCGATCTTGCAACCGTGTCCGGGTTCCAGCGCGCCGGCGTCCGGGATCTCGGTGCCGGCCAGCAGCCGCAGCAGGGTGGTCTTGCCGGCGCCGTTGAGACCCAGGATCACCACGCGGGATCCGCGGTCGATCGCCAGGTCGACGCCGGTGAACACCTCGAGTGAGCCGTAGTTCTTGGTGAGGCCCTTGGCCACCAACGGGGTACGGCCGCACGGCGCCGGGGTCGGGAACTTGATCCGGGCCACCTTGTCGGCCACCCGCTCGTCGTCCAGGGCCGCCATCATTCGCTCGGCGCGACGCAACATGTTCTGCGCCGCAACGGCTTTGGTGGCCTTGGCGCCCATCTTGGCGGCTTGGGTGCGCAATGCCGAGGCCTTGCGTTCGGCGTTGGCGCGTTCCCGGCGCCGGCGCTGCTCATCGGTGGCCCGCGCATCGAGGTACTTATGCCAGCCCATGTTGTAGACGTCGGCCTCGCCGCGCACCGCGTCGAGGAACCACACCCGGTTGACGACGTCGGCCAGCAGGTCGACGTTGTGGCTGATCATCACCAGCCCCCCGGCGTGGTTCTTCAAGAAGTCGCGCAGCCAGCCGACCGAGTCGGCATCGAGGTGGTTGGTGGGCTCATCGAGCAGCAGCGTGGTGGCCGAGCCGGATCCGGTGTCCGATGCGGCGAACAGGATCCGGGACAGCTCGATGCGGCGACGCTGACCGCCCGAGAGCGTGCGCAGCGGCTGGGTCAGCACCCGCTCCGGCAGCCCCAGACTCGCGCAGATCCGGCCGGCCTCGCTCTCGGCGGCATAGCCACCGAGGGCGGCAAAGCGCTCCTCGAGCTGACCGTAGCGCCGGACGGCCTTGTCGCGCGCCTGATCGTCGGCCACCTCGGCCATCAGCACCTGCTGCTTCTCCAGATCGGTGAGCAGAGTGTCGAGACCGCGCGCCGACAGCACCCGGTCGCGGGCCAGGATGTCGAGGTCACCTTCCTTGGGGTCCTGCGGCAGATAGCCGACCTCGCCGATGCGCGACACGGTGCCGGCGTACGGTTCGCCCTCACCGGCCAGGATGCGCATGGTGGTGGTCTTACCCGCGCCGTTGCGCCCGACCAGACCGATGCGGTCGCCGGGCTGAACCCGTAGCGCCGGACCGTCGGCAAGGAGCAGCGTGCGCGCGCCGGCGCGGACCTCCAGGTCCGTTGCGGTGATCACGAACTGTGCTCCTGCTCAATCGGTCGAAAAGTTACTTGTCGTCGGTGAAGATCGGTGCTCGCTGCTCCGCGCGCGCGGCCACCGCT from Mycolicibacterium sp. MU0053 includes:
- a CDS encoding helix-turn-helix domain-containing protein, translated to MTKPNKARDQLLGDLRSAYEAGASIRTLVANTGRSYGSIHAMLRESGTTMRSRGGPNHRTRRAS
- a CDS encoding TetR/AcrR family transcriptional regulator, which encodes MPRVSADHLVARRRQILDGARRCFAEHGYDRATVRRLEQTIGLSRGAIFHHFRDKDSLFFELAREDAERMADVASREGLIQVMRDMLAAPEQFDWLATRLEIARKLRNDPVFHRGWAERSAELSAATSERLRRQKQAGKLRDDVPGDVLQTYLDLVLDGLVARLASGDDPTKLSAVLDLVEDSVRQPQ
- a CDS encoding ABC-F family ATP-binding cassette domain-containing protein; protein product: MITATDLEVRAGARTLLLADGPALRVQPGDRIGLVGRNGAGKTTTMRILAGEGEPYAGTVSRIGEVGYLPQDPKEGDLDILARDRVLSARGLDTLLTDLEKQQVLMAEVADDQARDKAVRRYGQLEERFAALGGYAAESEAGRICASLGLPERVLTQPLRTLSGGQRRRIELSRILFAASDTGSGSATTLLLDEPTNHLDADSVGWLRDFLKNHAGGLVMISHNVDLLADVVNRVWFLDAVRGEADVYNMGWHKYLDARATDEQRRRRERANAERKASALRTQAAKMGAKATKAVAAQNMLRRAERMMAALDDERVADKVARIKFPTPAPCGRTPLVAKGLTKNYGSLEVFTGVDLAIDRGSRVVILGLNGAGKTTLLRLLAGTEIPDAGALEPGHGCKIGYFAQEHDTLDDHATVWENIRHAAPDTGEQDLRGILGAFMFTGAQLDQPAGTLSGGEKTRLALAGLVASTANVLLLDEPTNNLDPASREQVLDALRSYLGAVVLVTHDPGAAEALDPQRVVLLPDGTEDFWSNDYRDLIELA